From a single Bacteroidetes Order II. bacterium genomic region:
- a CDS encoding 50S ribosomal protein L1 — MAKKGKRYQKALEVLGNVEMPVGLEKAIELVKQTATAKFDESIRVDIRLGVDPRHADQMVRGSVMLPHGTGKTVRILVLTKEGLWNDAKNAGADFVGLDEYIQKIQEGWTDVDVVIATPDVMPQLGRIARILGPRGLMPSPRTGTVTNDVVGAVQAAKAGKVDFRVDKFGNLHTGIGKKSFANAALKENAEAFIREVIRLRPSSSKGTYVKSVTLSSTMGPGVAIDRNEAVNTIR; from the coding sequence ATGGCAAAAAAAGGAAAACGTTACCAAAAAGCCTTGGAAGTGTTGGGTAACGTAGAAATGCCAGTTGGTCTGGAAAAAGCCATAGAACTGGTAAAACAAACAGCAACCGCCAAGTTCGACGAATCTATTCGTGTGGACATTCGGCTGGGGGTTGACCCGCGTCATGCAGATCAAATGGTACGTGGCTCCGTCATGTTACCACATGGAACAGGGAAAACTGTTCGAATTCTTGTACTGACCAAAGAAGGGTTGTGGAACGATGCTAAAAATGCAGGTGCCGACTTTGTGGGATTGGACGAGTATATTCAGAAAATTCAGGAAGGGTGGACAGATGTAGATGTGGTGATTGCAACGCCCGACGTCATGCCACAATTGGGACGGATTGCGCGGATTTTGGGTCCAAGAGGCTTGATGCCTTCCCCACGAACCGGAACCGTTACAAATGATGTTGTAGGCGCGGTTCAAGCGGCCAAAGCTGGTAAGGTTGACTTCCGGGTGGATAAATTTGGGAACTTACACACGGGTATCGGTAAAAAGTCGTTCGCGAACGCTGCACTGAAAGAAAATGCAGAAGCCTTTATCCGCGAAGTAATACGGTTGCGTCCATCTTCGTCTAAAGGTACCTACGTAAAGTCGGTCACGCTTTCTTCTACGATGGGTCCCGGTGTTGCGATAGACCGTAACGAAGCCGTCAACACCATCCGTTAA
- a CDS encoding 50S ribosomal protein L10 — protein MKKEDKAVVIEEITERLKNSNAVYLTSFQGMTVSQSNDLRNKFRAAGIEFKVLKNTFVRRAMDSLGGYEGVYTFLNGTTAVAFTSDPAAPARVLKDFIKTNDKLQFKVAYVDGAVFESSHLEALTTLKSKDELIGEIVGLLLSPITHVVGALQSGGSNIMGILKTISEKEN, from the coding sequence ATGAAAAAGGAAGATAAAGCGGTCGTCATCGAGGAAATCACCGAGCGTCTAAAGAACTCGAATGCGGTTTACCTTACGAGTTTTCAGGGAATGACCGTTTCCCAATCCAATGATTTGCGAAATAAATTTCGCGCTGCTGGCATCGAGTTTAAGGTGCTGAAAAATACTTTTGTACGCCGTGCTATGGACAGTTTGGGCGGATACGAAGGGGTATATACCTTCCTAAATGGCACAACGGCGGTCGCGTTTACATCCGATCCTGCAGCTCCTGCACGTGTACTAAAAGACTTCATCAAAACCAACGATAAGCTCCAGTTTAAGGTTGCTTACGTAGATGGTGCGGTTTTTGAGAGTTCACATCTCGAAGCCCTGACCACACTCAAGTCCAAAGACGAGTTGATCGGTGAAATTGTTGGCTTGTTGCTCTCTCCGATCACTCACGTGGTAGGTGCGTTGCAGTCGGGTGGCTCGAACATCATGGGCATCCTGAAAACAATTTCTGAAAAAGAAAACTAA
- the rpoB gene encoding DNA-directed RNA polymerase subunit beta, whose protein sequence is MSLNGLNTPKRKTFARVRNILEYPDFLDVQFRSFEEFVQADCAPEDRKNAGLQKVFLEHFPIQDSRERSILEFIHYSLDPPKHTIEECIEQGLTFAVPLKARLRLSSNEDEDEDEAEEAIESEVYLGNLPAMTNRATFIINGAERVIVSQLHRSPGVFFGQSQHPNGTTLYSARVIPFRGSWVEFTTDVSNLLWAYIDRKKKLPVTTLLRALGFSSDASILRLFDLADEVFLTDMASFSPCVGRMLAADIAVEAKTEVIDEDTGEVVSEKIERSVLIAADTQLKDSDFDVIRNYDIDRIYLLKEDQSEEIDKSSLLKTLRKDPTTNEKQALEYIYEQLRGSEAPDEEAARTVLERLFFSEKRYDLGEVGRYRINSRLKQDIDPDTLVLTKEDIVSIIRELLNLQNNRSSVDDIDHLGNRRVRTVGEQLAAQFSLGLARMARTIKERMNLRDAENFTPQDLVNARTVSSVINTFFGTNQLSQFMDQTNPLSELTHKRRMSALGPGGLTRERAGFEVRDVHYTHYGRLCPIETPEGPNIGLISSLCVHARVNDFGFIETPYRIVRDGVVSDEIVYLTAEQEDNAVIAQANAQIDDAGNFLTEFVKCRKSGDFPLERPADIQYMDVAPNQIVSPAASLIPFLEHDDANRALMGSNMQRQAVPLLRPNSPIVGTGLEERVARDSRAVIVAEGKGIVKFVDATRIVVTYEREEEDEQVSFENSDKTYHLIKFLRTNQDTCLNQRPIVKAGQPVVKGTILADTQSTQKGELALGQNVVVAFMPWRGYNFEDAIVISEKVVRDDIYTSIHIEQFELQVRDTKRGEEELTREIPNISEEATKDLDERGIIRVGAEVKAGDIVVGKITPKGETDPTPEEKLLRAIFGDKAGDVKDASLKASPGMNGVVISTNLFSRRKAADAVAKKTEQQQLEKIDTQMDRDLRKLQSSFFNKLSKLVDGKTSGGIERKTGEVIIPKGGRITLSPLMNEEPMNLNTQRGFTDDPKVNQLVRQLIWNYQIKLNDITGDAKREKHRIQMGDELPPGIVQLAKVYVAKKRKLQVGDKMAGRHGNKGIVSKILPQEDMPFLEDGTPVDIVLNPLGVPSRMNLGQILETMLGWAGQKMGIKYATPIFDGAKLEDVVSELDLAKLPNDSRVQLYDGLTGEPFDQKTTVGVIYMLKLSHLVDDKIHARSIGPYSLITQQPLGGKAQFGGQRFGEMEVWALYAYGAANVLQEMLTVKSDDVQGRSKVYEAIVKGENMPEPNVPESFNVLVRELQGLGLEIDID, encoded by the coding sequence ATGTCGTTGAACGGCTTGAACACACCCAAACGAAAGACTTTTGCACGGGTTCGGAATATCTTGGAATATCCAGATTTTTTGGATGTGCAATTTCGGTCGTTCGAAGAGTTTGTTCAGGCTGATTGTGCCCCGGAAGACCGCAAAAATGCGGGTTTGCAGAAGGTGTTCCTCGAGCACTTTCCGATTCAAGACAGCCGGGAGCGCTCCATTTTGGAATTTATCCACTATTCATTAGACCCGCCCAAGCACACCATCGAGGAATGTATTGAGCAGGGTCTCACCTTTGCGGTTCCCCTGAAGGCCCGCTTGCGCCTGTCGTCGAATGAAGACGAAGACGAAGACGAGGCAGAAGAAGCCATCGAGTCTGAAGTCTATTTAGGCAATTTGCCTGCAATGACAAACCGAGCAACGTTTATTATCAATGGCGCCGAGCGGGTTATTGTATCGCAGTTGCACCGTTCTCCGGGTGTATTCTTCGGTCAGTCTCAACACCCAAATGGAACTACCTTATATTCTGCTAGGGTCATCCCGTTTCGTGGATCGTGGGTAGAATTTACCACCGACGTGTCCAATCTGCTTTGGGCATATATAGACCGCAAGAAAAAATTACCTGTTACGACGTTGTTACGGGCGCTTGGGTTTTCGTCGGATGCTTCCATTCTTCGCTTGTTTGATCTTGCGGACGAAGTGTTTTTGACCGACATGGCCTCGTTCTCGCCATGCGTTGGGCGAATGCTGGCTGCTGACATTGCGGTTGAAGCAAAAACCGAAGTGATAGATGAGGATACAGGAGAGGTGGTTTCGGAGAAAATTGAGCGCAGTGTTTTAATTGCTGCGGATACTCAGTTGAAGGACAGTGATTTTGATGTGATCCGAAATTATGACATAGACCGAATTTACCTCCTTAAAGAGGATCAATCTGAAGAAATTGATAAATCTTCGTTATTGAAGACTTTGCGGAAAGATCCCACGACGAATGAAAAGCAAGCGCTAGAATACATTTATGAGCAATTGCGTGGCAGTGAGGCGCCAGATGAAGAAGCGGCTCGGACTGTTTTGGAGCGACTCTTCTTTTCTGAAAAGCGGTACGACTTGGGAGAGGTGGGTCGTTATCGGATCAATAGCCGTTTGAAGCAAGACATAGATCCTGATACGCTGGTACTGACCAAGGAAGATATTGTCTCGATTATACGAGAATTGCTGAATTTACAAAACAATCGTTCATCGGTGGATGATATTGACCACCTCGGCAACCGCCGTGTACGAACGGTTGGTGAACAATTGGCGGCACAGTTTTCTTTGGGGCTTGCACGGATGGCGCGGACTATAAAGGAGCGGATGAACCTGCGTGATGCCGAGAATTTCACTCCTCAAGATTTGGTGAATGCCCGGACGGTATCGAGTGTGATCAATACGTTCTTCGGGACAAACCAGCTGAGTCAGTTTATGGATCAGACCAATCCGCTGTCTGAACTGACACACAAGCGGCGGATGTCGGCCTTGGGTCCTGGTGGTCTTACGCGGGAACGGGCTGGTTTTGAGGTACGTGACGTTCACTATACCCACTATGGCCGTTTATGTCCGATTGAGACGCCGGAAGGCCCGAACATTGGTTTGATTTCTTCCCTTTGTGTTCATGCACGGGTGAATGATTTTGGTTTCATCGAGACGCCGTATCGGATTGTTCGGGATGGGGTGGTTTCGGATGAGATTGTGTATTTGACCGCTGAGCAAGAAGATAATGCTGTTATTGCGCAGGCCAATGCGCAAATTGATGATGCAGGTAACTTCTTGACAGAGTTTGTGAAGTGCCGGAAGTCGGGTGACTTTCCTTTGGAGCGACCAGCGGATATACAGTATATGGATGTTGCGCCGAATCAGATTGTATCGCCTGCGGCAAGTCTGATTCCATTCTTGGAGCATGATGATGCGAACCGTGCGTTGATGGGTTCGAACATGCAACGTCAGGCAGTACCATTGCTTCGTCCTAATTCCCCGATTGTAGGAACTGGATTAGAAGAACGGGTTGCACGCGACTCACGTGCCGTGATTGTGGCGGAAGGCAAAGGGATTGTGAAATTTGTGGACGCTACCCGGATTGTAGTGACTTATGAACGAGAAGAGGAGGATGAACAAGTTTCGTTCGAGAATTCGGATAAAACGTATCACCTCATCAAATTCCTACGCACGAACCAAGACACTTGTCTAAACCAGCGTCCGATTGTGAAAGCGGGCCAGCCTGTAGTAAAAGGGACTATCTTGGCCGATACACAGTCAACCCAAAAGGGTGAGTTGGCACTGGGTCAGAATGTCGTTGTGGCATTTATGCCTTGGCGAGGCTATAACTTTGAGGACGCCATTGTGATTTCGGAAAAAGTGGTTAGAGACGATATTTATACCTCTATTCACATTGAGCAGTTTGAATTACAAGTCCGGGACACAAAGCGTGGCGAAGAAGAACTGACCCGTGAAATTCCGAACATCTCGGAAGAAGCGACCAAAGACTTGGACGAGCGTGGGATTATTCGGGTAGGTGCCGAGGTTAAGGCTGGGGATATTGTGGTGGGTAAGATTACCCCTAAAGGAGAGACCGACCCGACGCCGGAAGAAAAATTGTTGCGTGCCATTTTTGGGGATAAAGCGGGTGATGTAAAAGATGCCTCGCTGAAGGCCAGTCCCGGCATGAATGGGGTGGTCATTAGTACCAATCTGTTTTCACGCCGTAAAGCTGCCGACGCAGTAGCAAAGAAGACAGAGCAGCAGCAGTTGGAAAAAATTGACACCCAAATGGATCGTGACCTAAGGAAGTTACAAAGTTCTTTCTTTAACAAACTTTCTAAGTTGGTGGATGGGAAGACGTCTGGTGGAATTGAGCGTAAGACAGGAGAGGTGATCATTCCGAAAGGCGGGCGCATTACGTTGTCGCCCCTGATGAATGAGGAACCGATGAACCTGAATACCCAGCGCGGCTTCACCGACGATCCGAAGGTCAATCAGTTGGTTCGTCAATTAATTTGGAATTACCAGATTAAACTGAACGATATTACGGGCGATGCGAAGCGGGAGAAACACCGGATTCAGATGGGGGATGAACTTCCACCGGGTATCGTGCAGCTTGCAAAAGTGTATGTCGCCAAGAAGCGTAAACTTCAGGTAGGTGATAAGATGGCAGGCCGCCACGGTAATAAAGGGATTGTCTCTAAAATCCTGCCTCAGGAAGACATGCCATTCCTCGAAGATGGAACTCCCGTGGATATCGTTTTGAACCCATTGGGGGTTCCCAGTCGGATGAACCTTGGGCAGATTCTGGAAACGATGTTGGGATGGGCAGGCCAAAAAATGGGCATTAAATATGCAACCCCTATTTTTGATGGAGCCAAGTTGGAAGACGTGGTATCGGAATTGGATTTGGCCAAATTGCCCAATGACAGCCGTGTACAGCTCTATGATGGCTTAACCGGAGAGCCTTTTGATCAAAAGACCACGGTTGGCGTCATCTATATGCTCAAACTTTCGCACTTGGTAGATGATAAAATCCATGCCCGTAGCATTGGGCCTTATAGCCTGATCACCCAGCAACCACTGGGAGGTAAGGCACAATTTGGGGGTCAACGTTTTGGGGAAATGGAAGTGTGGGCGTTATATGCCTATGGGGCTGCCAACGTGTTACAAGAAATGCTTACCGTAAAGTCCGATGATGTTCAAGGCCGTTCTAAGGTCTATGAAGCCATTGTGAAAGGTGAGAATATGCCTGAACCTAATGTGCCCGAATCCTTTAATGTATTGGTTCGAGAGTTGCAGGGATTGGGATTGGAAATTGATATTGATTGA
- the nusG gene encoding transcription termination/antitermination factor NusG, translating to MKESASNTSRKWYVVRTFSGHEKKVKENLLSELRRLGIEDRVGDVLIPNETIFEMRAGKKRTREKTLFPGYIFIEAILDNDLIHVITGLASVVGFPNVGKEPTPLRPEEVSRILGKMKEVREAGEQPEIPFKAGDAVKVIDGPFNNFSGFVEEVHPDKMKVRVMVSIFGRKTPLELDYLQIEHEA from the coding sequence ATGAAAGAATCCGCATCAAATACAAGCCGAAAGTGGTACGTTGTACGCACGTTTTCAGGCCATGAGAAGAAGGTGAAAGAAAATTTGCTTTCCGAACTTCGGCGCTTGGGAATTGAAGACCGTGTAGGGGATGTATTGATCCCAAATGAGACCATTTTTGAGATGCGGGCAGGCAAAAAGCGTACTCGTGAGAAAACCCTTTTTCCAGGCTATATTTTCATTGAGGCGATTCTGGATAATGACCTGATTCACGTTATTACGGGTCTAGCATCGGTGGTTGGATTTCCAAATGTAGGGAAGGAACCCACTCCGTTACGGCCTGAAGAAGTTTCCCGGATATTGGGTAAAATGAAAGAAGTGCGGGAGGCAGGAGAACAACCTGAAATTCCGTTTAAAGCCGGGGATGCGGTAAAGGTCATAGATGGCCCCTTTAATAATTTCAGTGGCTTTGTAGAAGAAGTACACCCAGACAAAATGAAAGTACGGGTTATGGTTTCCATTTTTGGTCGTAAAACGCCGCTTGAATTGGACTATCTACAAATTGAACACGAAGCATAA
- the rplK gene encoding 50S ribosomal protein L11, which produces MAKKIDGYIKLQVAAGKANPAPPIGPALGQKGVNIMEFCKQFNAATQDKVGYVIPVVITVFSDKSFTFILKSPPAPVLIKKAAGIESGAADPLRNKVGTITWEQCLEIAKTKEKDMGGSSLEAKAKQVAGTARSMGVNVSGVPE; this is translated from the coding sequence ATGGCAAAAAAAATTGACGGCTACATTAAGCTGCAAGTAGCAGCGGGCAAAGCCAACCCAGCCCCGCCAATCGGGCCAGCCTTGGGTCAAAAAGGGGTAAATATCATGGAATTTTGTAAGCAGTTTAATGCTGCTACGCAAGACAAAGTGGGCTATGTGATCCCAGTGGTGATCACGGTGTTCAGTGACAAGTCTTTCACCTTTATTCTGAAAAGCCCTCCTGCGCCCGTTCTGATTAAGAAGGCGGCAGGCATTGAATCGGGTGCTGCAGATCCATTGCGTAATAAAGTAGGTACGATTACTTGGGAGCAATGCCTTGAAATCGCGAAGACCAAAGAAAAAGATATGGGTGGCTCTAGCTTAGAAGCAAAAGCCAAACAAGTTGCAGGCACCGCCCGTTCGATGGGGGTGAATGTATCAGGTGTTCCAGAATAA
- the tuf gene encoding elongation factor Tu (EF-Tu; promotes GTP-dependent binding of aminoacyl-tRNA to the A-site of ribosomes during protein biosynthesis; when the tRNA anticodon matches the mRNA codon, GTP hydrolysis results; the inactive EF-Tu-GDP leaves the ribosome and release of GDP is promoted by elongation factor Ts; many prokaryotes have two copies of the gene encoding EF-Tu) produces the protein EMIMPGDNTQFKVDLIQPIAMEVGLRFAIREGGRTVGAGVVSKILD, from the coding sequence GAAATGATTATGCCTGGTGACAATACCCAATTCAAGGTGGATCTCATCCAACCGATTGCGATGGAAGTAGGTCTCCGCTTTGCCATCCGCGAAGGTGGACGCACCGTTGGGGCTGGTGTGGTATCCAAAATCCTTGATTAA
- the rplL gene encoding 50S ribosomal protein L7/L12: MADLKALAEQLVSLTIKEANELSQILEADYGIKPAAAAVAVAGPAVAAEAAPVEEQTEFDVILTGLKPDAKKVEVIKVVRGAVSGLGLAEAKALVDQTPSTLKSAISKGEAEELKKTLEAAGGVVEMK; the protein is encoded by the coding sequence ATGGCAGATTTAAAAGCCTTGGCTGAACAGTTAGTCAGCCTTACCATCAAAGAAGCCAACGAACTATCTCAAATTCTGGAAGCCGATTATGGCATTAAGCCAGCTGCTGCTGCGGTAGCGGTTGCGGGTCCTGCTGTTGCAGCCGAAGCGGCTCCAGTAGAAGAACAAACAGAATTTGATGTGATCCTCACGGGCCTTAAGCCAGATGCTAAGAAGGTTGAAGTGATCAAAGTTGTTCGTGGTGCGGTTAGCGGCCTCGGTCTGGCAGAAGCCAAAGCGTTGGTAGATCAAACCCCGAGCACGCTCAAGAGTGCCATCTCTAAAGGCGAAGCCGAAGAGTTGAAGAAAACCCTTGAAGCAGCAGGTGGTGTTGTTGAAATGAAATAA
- the secE gene encoding preprotein translocase subunit SecE, whose amino-acid sequence MERIRTYLQEVLKELQKVSWPTREQLIESTIVVTVAILLVSFLTFAADSVISLILENFYKFFS is encoded by the coding sequence ATGGAGCGCATACGCACCTATTTACAAGAAGTATTAAAAGAACTTCAAAAAGTTAGTTGGCCTACACGTGAACAACTTATTGAAAGCACCATTGTGGTAACGGTTGCCATTTTATTGGTTTCCTTTCTGACGTTTGCGGCAGACTCGGTCATTAGTTTGATCTTGGAAAACTTTTATAAGTTTTTCTCCTGA